One window of Gloeothece citriformis PCC 7424 genomic DNA carries:
- the shc gene encoding squalene--hopene cyclase → MQIQDRNSSPQVTEVLNQVKDAIAASQDYLMSIQYPEGYWWAELESNVTITAEVVLLHKIWGTDKTRPLHKVETYLRRQQREHGGWELFYGDGGDLSTSVEAYMALRLLGVSIDDPALIRGREFILKRGGISKSRIFTKLHLALIGCYDWRGIPSIPPWIMLLPENFPFTIYEMSSWARSSTVPLLIVFDKKPVYCCDPTINLDELYSEGIENVKYDLPKTGDWTDIFVWLDGVFKFAQDYNLVPLRQESLQAAERWVLERQEDSGDWGGIIPAMLNSLLALRALNYEAVDPIVHRGLQSVDNFAIETEDTYHVQPCISPVWDTAWAIRALVESGLKADDPRLVKGAQWLLDKQILDYGDWAVKNKQGTPGGWAFEFDNRWYPDLDDSAVVVMALDQVKMPNEDLKNGAIRRCVRWMATMQCKDGGWGAFDLDNDQNWLNFLPYADLKAMIDPNTSDVTARVLEMLGTCGLIMDSNRVQKAIAYLEKEQEPDGSWFGRWGVNYIYGTSGVLSALAVIAPETHQKELKKGAAWLVGCQNADGGWGETCFSYNDSSLKGKGDSTASQTAWGLIGLLAAGEATGEFFKTAIERGVNYLLKTQREDGTWDENYFTGTGFPCHFYLKYHLYLQYFPLIALSRYQRLLT, encoded by the coding sequence ATGCAAATACAAGATCGCAACTCATCCCCCCAAGTTACAGAAGTATTAAACCAAGTCAAAGACGCGATCGCCGCATCGCAAGACTATTTGATGTCTATCCAATATCCGGAGGGGTATTGGTGGGCGGAATTAGAATCCAATGTTACGATTACCGCAGAGGTAGTGCTTTTGCACAAAATTTGGGGAACGGATAAAACACGACCTTTACATAAAGTAGAAACCTATCTCCGTCGTCAGCAACGGGAACATGGAGGATGGGAATTATTTTATGGGGATGGAGGAGATCTCAGTACCTCTGTAGAAGCTTACATGGCGTTACGACTGTTAGGTGTTTCTATTGATGATCCGGCTTTAATTCGAGGTAGAGAATTTATTCTGAAACGGGGAGGCATTAGCAAAAGTCGGATTTTTACTAAACTCCATTTAGCCTTAATTGGGTGTTATGACTGGCGCGGTATTCCCTCAATTCCCCCTTGGATTATGTTGTTACCGGAAAATTTTCCTTTTACTATTTATGAGATGTCCAGTTGGGCAAGAAGTAGTACCGTTCCCCTGTTAATTGTCTTTGATAAAAAACCCGTTTATTGTTGTGATCCAACGATTAATTTAGATGAATTGTATAGTGAAGGAATAGAAAATGTTAAATATGATTTACCTAAAACGGGAGACTGGACAGATATTTTTGTCTGGTTAGATGGGGTGTTTAAATTTGCCCAAGATTATAATCTTGTTCCCCTACGACAAGAGAGTTTACAGGCGGCAGAAAGATGGGTATTAGAAAGACAAGAAGATAGCGGCGACTGGGGGGGTATTATTCCCGCCATGTTGAATTCTTTATTGGCGCTGCGGGCGTTAAATTATGAAGCAGTTGATCCGATCGTTCATCGAGGATTACAATCGGTTGATAATTTTGCCATAGAAACAGAAGACACTTATCATGTTCAACCTTGTATTTCTCCGGTTTGGGATACGGCTTGGGCGATCCGAGCTTTGGTAGAATCAGGGTTAAAAGCGGATGATCCTCGCTTGGTAAAAGGGGCACAATGGCTATTAGATAAACAAATTCTCGACTATGGAGACTGGGCAGTCAAGAATAAACAGGGCACTCCTGGGGGTTGGGCGTTTGAATTTGATAACCGATGGTATCCTGATTTAGATGACTCTGCTGTAGTTGTCATGGCACTGGATCAGGTTAAAATGCCCAATGAAGACCTAAAAAATGGAGCGATCCGGCGGTGCGTTAGGTGGATGGCGACTATGCAATGTAAGGATGGCGGTTGGGGGGCTTTTGATCTTGATAATGACCAAAATTGGCTCAATTTTCTTCCCTATGCTGATCTTAAAGCGATGATCGATCCTAATACTTCTGATGTTACCGCGCGAGTCTTGGAAATGTTGGGAACTTGTGGCTTAATAATGGATAGTAATAGAGTGCAAAAAGCGATCGCTTATTTAGAAAAAGAACAAGAACCGGATGGGAGTTGGTTTGGTCGTTGGGGAGTCAATTATATTTATGGAACAAGTGGGGTATTATCGGCTTTAGCGGTTATTGCTCCCGAAACTCATCAAAAAGAGCTTAAAAAAGGTGCTGCTTGGTTAGTCGGTTGTCAAAATGCCGATGGAGGATGGGGCGAAACTTGTTTTAGTTATAATGACTCTTCTTTAAAAGGAAAAGGGGATAGTACCGCCTCACAAACTGCCTGGGGGTTAATTGGGTTATTGGCGGCAGGAGAAGCAACGGGAGAATTTTTCAAAACCGCTATTGAAAGGGGAGTAAATTATCTCTTAAAAACTCAAAGAGAAGATGGGACATGGGATGAAAATTATTTTACAGGGACGGGTTTTCCCTGTCATTTTTATCTTAAATATCATCTTTATTTACAATATTTTCCCTTAATTGCTCTCAGTCGTTATCAACGGTTATTAACCTAA
- a CDS encoding pentapeptide repeat-containing protein: MNTNVIINSKQILKQYQQGERNFKSLVLPQANFKKASLNKINLSQGELQKADFSRGELIGANLTGVKLQQGNLYKTKLIETNLTQANLSEAILSEADLSGAMLSQTILKKADLSYSCLIASSLIGAELSKANLKEANLTGASLTKAILIGVNLTRAVLTRAILTEVNLTAGNLKKAVLIRAYLSRANLQNVNLAGANLSFADLRGVNLHNANLKGANLEGANLRGADLKGANLAGANLEGVDLEKANLRQAILTYANLRGCNLLSADLAEADFEGANLSGAGLLLTYMRATNLRHANLDQANLIGASLVQTNLMAASLAQTILPNGRLSHVNHPSEIKTN; encoded by the coding sequence ATGAATACCAATGTCATTATCAATTCAAAACAGATTTTAAAGCAATATCAACAAGGAGAACGAAATTTTAAAAGCCTTGTTCTCCCCCAAGCTAATTTTAAAAAAGCAAGTCTTAACAAAATTAATTTGAGTCAAGGGGAATTACAAAAAGCCGATTTTAGCCGAGGAGAATTGATCGGAGCAAATTTAACGGGAGTCAAATTACAACAGGGAAATTTATATAAAACTAAATTAATAGAAACGAATTTAACTCAAGCTAACTTAAGCGAAGCGATCTTATCGGAAGCTGACTTAAGTGGTGCAATGTTAAGTCAAACTATTCTCAAAAAAGCCGATCTCAGTTATAGCTGTTTAATAGCCAGTAGTTTAATTGGCGCAGAATTAAGCAAAGCTAATTTAAAAGAAGCGAATTTGACGGGAGCGAGTTTAACCAAAGCTATCCTAATAGGAGTCAATTTAACCCGTGCTGTTTTAACCCGTGCCATTCTTACCGAAGTTAACTTAACCGCCGGAAATTTAAAAAAAGCTGTCTTAATTCGCGCCTATTTAAGTCGAGCTAACTTACAAAATGTTAACTTAGCCGGGGCTAATTTGAGCTTTGCCGATCTCAGAGGGGTTAACTTACACAATGCTAACTTAAAGGGAGCTAATTTAGAAGGCGCAAATTTAAGAGGAGCAGACTTAAAAGGAGCAAACCTAGCCGGTGCTAACCTTGAAGGGGTAGATCTCGAAAAAGCCAACTTAAGACAAGCGATTTTAACCTATGCTAATTTAAGAGGATGTAACTTGCTCAGTGCCGATCTTGCAGAAGCCGACTTTGAAGGAGCAAATTTATCCGGAGCGGGATTATTATTAACTTACATGAGAGCGACTAATCTGCGTCATGCCAATTTAGACCAAGCTAACTTAATCGGTGCTAGTCTAGTTCAAACTAATTTAATGGCGGCTTCCCTAGCGCAAACTATCTTACCTAACGGAAGATTATCTCATGTCAATCATCCCTCAGAAATCAAAACAAACTGA
- the speD gene encoding adenosylmethionine decarboxylase — protein MTKLGTHLIIDAWQVPADLLNDPERIRQALLEGIEAGEATLIDLCVHQFSPHGVTATATLAESHIAIHTWPELGYFAADLFFCGSGKPQEALKILKTALKAKQIRVQEITRGFPASSDVELDLENSLYQTVA, from the coding sequence ATGACCAAATTGGGAACCCACTTGATTATCGATGCTTGGCAAGTACCAGCAGACCTTCTTAACGATCCGGAACGTATTCGCCAGGCATTACTGGAGGGAATTGAAGCCGGAGAGGCTACGCTGATCGACTTGTGTGTTCATCAATTCAGTCCACATGGGGTTACCGCAACAGCTACCTTAGCTGAATCTCACATAGCCATTCATACCTGGCCTGAACTGGGTTATTTTGCCGCCGATTTATTTTTCTGTGGCAGTGGAAAACCACAAGAAGCGCTTAAAATTCTGAAAACGGCACTTAAAGCCAAGCAAATCAGAGTCCAAGAAATTACTCGCGGGTTTCCAGCCTCTTCAGACGTTGAGCTAGATTTAGAAAACTCTTTATATCAAACTGTTGCTTAA
- a CDS encoding DUF6464 family protein, with protein MVRIISIFILALVPLILGFWVIRRSKRRFQARMRLIRHRAYHQAVTSESTDAYPMLTERYDRFIGDINCQYNARSPHLRCAINPSGPCEGCSHFDPRK; from the coding sequence GTGGTAAGGATAATTTCGATTTTTATCCTGGCATTAGTTCCCTTGATATTAGGTTTTTGGGTCATCCGAAGATCTAAAAGACGATTTCAAGCCAGAATGAGACTGATCCGCCATCGTGCCTATCATCAGGCAGTGACAAGTGAGTCTACTGATGCTTATCCTATGCTCACTGAGAGATACGATCGCTTTATTGGAGATATTAACTGTCAATATAACGCTCGTTCTCCTCATTTGCGCTGTGCAATTAATCCATCAGGCCCTTGTGAAGGCTGTTCTCATTTTGATCCCAGGAAATAA
- a CDS encoding RNA-guided endonuclease InsQ/TnpB family protein: MLTCNYQFKLKPARQQVKEIENYLTACRKVWNYALAERKDWSNSRKSDTNKCSLEKEYIIPADAPYPSYKLQTASLTEARKVCTDLKDINAQVLQQVLRQLDRAFAQMKSLNQGFPRFKNKYRMRSFVFPQFKTNPIANNYIKLPSIGLVKMKLSRPIPEGFVLKQARVIRKASGYFINLCFQAPVNVPNPFPHGNPLGIDIGLDYFAATSNNELIKRPRFFNKLHRKLRLLQRRLKNKQKGSNNRHRLNKKIARLHQTISDTRKDFHYKLAHRLCDGNGMIFVEDIDFKAWGRNMFCKHNLDASFGQFFEILSHVCWKRDVYFTKVDKNYTSQTCPSCGVHTGKKELSERVHTCPECGFTCNRDFAASLVIRNRGIVAVGQPVNENACGDGRYGV; this comes from the coding sequence ATGCTTACTTGTAATTATCAGTTTAAGCTAAAACCAGCTAGACAACAAGTTAAAGAGATTGAAAATTATCTTACAGCTTGTCGTAAAGTTTGGAATTATGCTTTAGCTGAGAGAAAAGATTGGAGCAACTCACGCAAAAGTGATACTAATAAGTGTTCTTTAGAAAAAGAATATATCATTCCTGCTGACGCTCCTTATCCTTCTTATAAATTACAAACAGCATCTTTGACTGAAGCTAGAAAAGTCTGTACTGATTTAAAAGATATAAACGCCCAAGTGCTTCAGCAAGTGCTACGTCAACTAGACAGAGCTTTTGCCCAAATGAAATCTTTAAATCAAGGATTTCCTCGTTTTAAGAATAAATATAGAATGAGGTCGTTTGTATTCCCTCAGTTTAAAACTAACCCCATTGCTAATAACTACATTAAGTTACCTAGTATTGGATTAGTTAAAATGAAGTTATCAAGACCAATACCTGAAGGATTTGTTCTTAAACAGGCTAGAGTAATTAGAAAAGCTAGTGGGTATTTTATAAATCTTTGTTTTCAGGCTCCGGTTAATGTCCCTAACCCTTTTCCTCATGGAAATCCGTTAGGTATCGATATAGGCTTAGATTATTTTGCTGCTACATCTAACAATGAGTTGATTAAAAGACCTAGATTCTTTAATAAACTTCACCGCAAGCTGAGATTGCTGCAAAGAAGATTAAAGAACAAGCAGAAAGGCTCTAATAATCGTCATAGGTTAAATAAAAAGATAGCAAGATTGCATCAAACCATATCAGATACAAGAAAAGACTTTCACTACAAATTAGCACATCGGCTTTGCGATGGAAATGGGATGATATTTGTCGAAGATATTGATTTTAAAGCTTGGGGAAGAAATATGTTTTGTAAGCATAATCTAGACGCAAGTTTTGGTCAATTCTTTGAAATATTGTCTCATGTCTGCTGGAAAAGAGATGTATATTTTACCAAGGTAGATAAGAATTACACTTCACAGACTTGTCCTAGTTGTGGAGTACATACAGGTAAAAAGGAATTAAGTGAAAGAGTTCATACTTGTCCTGAATGTGGGTTCACTTGTAATCGTGATTTTGCAGCTAGTTTAGTAATAAGAAATCGTGGGATAGTAGCGGTCGGGCAGCCCGTGAATGAAAATGCTTGCGGAGATGGTAGATACGGGGTCTGA
- a CDS encoding phosphomannose isomerase type II C-terminal cupin domain yields MSDDNNKQSSEVPVTGREVEMTRTPPWGTVTILEEGPRYRINRIVVKPGYHISCQMHYHRSEHWIVVSGTARVIFDGHETLLKQKESTYVPMNTRHRVENPGVIPLVMIEVQNGEYLGDDDIIRFPEESEDLD; encoded by the coding sequence ATGAGTGACGACAATAACAAGCAATCATCAGAAGTTCCCGTAACTGGGAGAGAGGTAGAAATGACCCGAACTCCTCCTTGGGGAACTGTAACCATTCTCGAAGAAGGGCCAAGATATCGAATTAATCGTATTGTGGTTAAACCCGGTTATCATATTAGTTGCCAGATGCACTATCATCGGAGTGAACATTGGATTGTGGTATCGGGAACAGCAAGGGTTATTTTTGATGGCCATGAAACCCTGTTAAAGCAGAAAGAATCTACTTATGTTCCCATGAATACTCGTCACCGAGTCGAAAATCCTGGGGTTATTCCTTTGGTGATGATCGAAGTTCAAAATGGTGAATATTTAGGCGATGATGATATTATTCGTTTTCCTGAAGAAAGCGAAGATTTAGATTAA
- a CDS encoding YggT family protein has product MDSNVIYFIGTILINFLQIYSILLIARILLSWFQGASWAYGIISFLSPITDPYLNIFRSIIPPLGGMDFSPILAFILLSFIQQLLAQAVASMNYTALM; this is encoded by the coding sequence ATGGATTCTAATGTGATTTACTTTATTGGGACAATTTTAATTAACTTTCTGCAAATCTATTCAATCCTGCTAATTGCCAGGATTTTACTGAGTTGGTTTCAAGGGGCAAGCTGGGCCTATGGAATTATCTCCTTTTTGAGTCCCATTACCGATCCTTACTTAAATATTTTTCGGTCCATAATCCCCCCTTTAGGAGGGATGGATTTTTCTCCTATCTTAGCCTTTATTTTGTTGAGCTTTATTCAACAACTTCTGGCGCAAGCAGTGGCCAGTATGAATTACACGGCTTTGATGTAA
- the crtD gene encoding C-3',4' desaturase CrtD: MPSHQQHNKPHIIVIGAGIGGLTAGALLARRGYEVTIYDQAIVPGGCASTFKRRGFTFDVGATQVAGLEPGGIHKRIFDELEVELPPATPCDPACAVFLPGEAQPINVWRDPDQWKLERQKQFPASEPFWQLIDKLFQPSWKFQARDPVLPPRNLWDIWQLVSAVRLDTLITVPFTLMTVGDALKLYGLYGDKRLKTFLDMQLKLYSQVDADETALLYAATALSVSSHPQGLYHLQGSMQVLSDRLVEGLEKYGGKLFMRHTVEQINTDSGRVRGVKIRNQKTGEVFIQYADHIVANVTAQNLVKLVEDKAFNQLGYQQRIEKLAEPSGAFVIYLGVDRRGIPKECPPHLQFLYEYDGVIGENNSLFVSVSKPGDGRAPEGKATIIASSFTDASMWWKGTKETYEHLKHQYTSEAIARLGTYFDLSPKMILHQETATPRTFARFTARDKGIVGGIGQRISTFGPFGIGTRTPVKNLWLVGDSTHPGEGTAGVSYSALTVVKQIDAIFKLQ; encoded by the coding sequence ATGCCGAGTCATCAGCAACATAACAAACCTCACATTATTGTCATTGGTGCAGGAATTGGGGGATTAACCGCCGGCGCATTATTAGCCCGTCGAGGCTATGAAGTGACGATATATGATCAAGCCATTGTACCCGGTGGTTGTGCTTCAACCTTTAAAAGACGAGGGTTTACCTTTGATGTCGGGGCGACTCAGGTAGCCGGATTAGAACCCGGAGGCATTCATAAACGGATTTTTGACGAATTAGAAGTTGAACTTCCCCCGGCGACACCCTGTGATCCGGCTTGTGCCGTATTTTTACCAGGGGAAGCACAACCGATTAATGTATGGCGAGATCCAGATCAATGGAAGCTCGAAAGACAAAAACAGTTTCCGGCAAGTGAGCCTTTTTGGCAATTAATTGATAAATTATTTCAACCCAGTTGGAAATTCCAAGCCAGAGATCCCGTCTTACCCCCTCGTAATCTTTGGGATATCTGGCAATTAGTCTCTGCTGTGCGCTTAGATACCCTGATTACTGTTCCTTTTACCCTGATGACGGTGGGAGATGCCTTAAAATTATATGGATTATACGGGGATAAACGGCTGAAAACCTTCCTCGATATGCAATTAAAGCTGTATTCTCAAGTTGACGCTGACGAAACCGCCCTTTTATATGCTGCCACCGCTTTATCGGTTTCTTCTCATCCCCAAGGGTTATATCATCTTCAAGGCAGTATGCAAGTATTAAGCGATCGCCTAGTGGAAGGATTAGAAAAATATGGCGGTAAATTATTCATGCGCCATACCGTAGAACAGATTAACACCGACTCCGGAAGAGTGAGGGGGGTAAAAATCCGTAATCAAAAAACGGGGGAAGTCTTTATACAATACGCCGATCATATCGTAGCTAATGTAACGGCACAAAATTTAGTCAAACTGGTTGAGGATAAGGCTTTTAATCAATTGGGATACCAACAGAGAATCGAAAAACTCGCCGAACCTTCCGGGGCGTTTGTCATCTATTTAGGGGTCGATCGCCGAGGGATTCCCAAAGAGTGTCCCCCTCATTTACAATTTTTGTATGAGTATGATGGTGTTATTGGGGAAAATAATTCCCTGTTTGTATCTGTCAGTAAGCCGGGAGATGGGAGGGCCCCAGAAGGAAAAGCGACAATTATAGCCTCTTCCTTTACCGATGCGTCTATGTGGTGGAAAGGAACAAAAGAAACCTATGAACACTTAAAACACCAGTATACCTCGGAAGCGATCGCCCGGTTAGGGACATATTTTGATCTGAGTCCAAAGATGATCCTACATCAAGAAACCGCGACTCCTCGCACCTTTGCCCGGTTTACCGCCAGAGACAAGGGGATAGTTGGAGGAATAGGCCAGAGAATCTCAACATTTGGCCCCTTTGGGATAGGGACTCGTACCCCGGTTAAAAATCTGTGGTTAGTAGGAGACTCAACCCATCCCGGCGAAGGGACAGCCGGAGTCAGTTACTCTGCCTTAACGGTAGTTAAACAAATTGATGCTATCTTTAAACTTCAATAA
- the arsC gene encoding arsenate reductase, glutathione/glutaredoxin type, producing MKKVMFVCKRNSCRSQMAEGFAKTLGQGKIGVTSSGLEASQVNSTAIKVMEDIGIDIREQTSKPLSDFNAQDYDAVISLCGCGVNLPQDWVLQEVFEDWQLDDPDGQPLETFYRVRDEIKERVEKLIDKLS from the coding sequence ATGAAAAAAGTCATGTTTGTTTGCAAAAGAAATTCATGCCGTTCCCAAATGGCCGAAGGATTTGCTAAAACATTAGGACAAGGTAAAATAGGCGTTACCAGTTCAGGATTAGAAGCCAGTCAAGTTAATTCTACAGCAATTAAGGTAATGGAAGATATCGGAATTGATATTAGGGAGCAAACTTCTAAACCTTTGAGTGATTTTAACGCCCAAGATTATGATGCCGTGATTTCTTTATGTGGTTGTGGAGTTAATTTACCTCAAGATTGGGTATTACAAGAAGTGTTTGAAGATTGGCAATTAGATGATCCCGATGGACAACCTCTAGAAACATTTTATCGGGTTCGAGATGAGATTAAGGAACGGGTAGAAAAGTTGATTGATAAATTAAGTTAA